One window of Verrucomicrobiia bacterium genomic DNA carries:
- a CDS encoding succinate dehydrogenase cytochrome b subunit, with protein MKIIDRLFNSSLGKKYLMAISGVALLGFVIGHLVGNLQVFGPPELINGYAHFLKSKPGLIWGARLGLLAMVAIHIVTAVRLTMENKAARPVQYAKWKENGASKSSQYMIWSGSVILAFIVYHLAHFTVLLPINGTHDFTKLTTVLNGETIPDVYAMMVLGFQVWWVTLFYLIAQALLFMHLNHGVASMFQSLGLRTYAWWPVVTKFAKVLSIAILVGYSIIPIAIFARVIGSDYAEKVRLKAESASVQQIETVNIAAVSGKEAVK; from the coding sequence ATGAAGATAATTGACCGCCTTTTCAATTCATCGCTGGGTAAGAAATACCTGATGGCGATATCCGGCGTGGCTCTGCTCGGATTTGTCATAGGTCACCTAGTCGGAAATCTCCAAGTCTTCGGCCCGCCGGAACTTATCAACGGCTACGCCCACTTCCTCAAGAGCAAGCCCGGTCTGATCTGGGGCGCGCGCTTGGGTCTGCTGGCGATGGTGGCCATCCACATCGTGACCGCAGTGCGGTTGACGATGGAGAACAAGGCCGCCCGCCCGGTGCAGTATGCCAAGTGGAAGGAGAACGGTGCCTCCAAGTCCTCCCAGTATATGATCTGGAGCGGTTCGGTGATCCTCGCTTTCATCGTGTATCATCTGGCGCACTTCACGGTGCTGCTGCCAATCAATGGTACACATGACTTCACCAAACTCACTACGGTGTTAAATGGCGAAACGATCCCCGATGTTTACGCGATGATGGTGCTGGGCTTCCAAGTGTGGTGGGTGACACTCTTCTACCTTATCGCACAAGCTCTGCTCTTCATGCATTTGAATCATGGTGTGGCGAGCATGTTCCAATCTCTCGGTCTGCGGACGTATGCCTGGTGGCCAGTGGTGACGAAGTTCGCGAAGGTGCTGAGCATCGCGATCTTGGTGGGTTATTCCATCATTCCGATCGCGATCTTCGCACGGGTGATCGGCAGTGATTACGCCGAGAAGGTAAGATTGAAGGCAGAGTCTGCGTCCGTTCAGCAAATCGAAACCGTCAATATCGCTGCTGTTTCCGGAAAGGAGGCTGTGAAGTAA